Proteins encoded in a region of the Populus alba chromosome 13, ASM523922v2, whole genome shotgun sequence genome:
- the LOC118040574 gene encoding protein TIC 20-II, chloroplastic: MASISLLRLSPIPTPKTLSKSHPFSSFNPPLTPFLKFPPKTRLSQKSTVTRMSYNPTPAIDRLVSAVSYTLPFFNSLQYGRFLFTKYPSLALLVDPLIPLLSLYRSIPYASFVAFFALYLGVVRNPSFSQYVRFNAMQAVTLDVLLVVPLLLTRILSPGRAGLGFKLMVWGHNALFLFSCFCFVYGLASSVLGKTPYLPFIAEAAGRQV; the protein is encoded by the coding sequence ATGGCTTCCATCTCTCTCCTGCGCCTATCTCCCATTCCCACACCAAAAACCCTATCAAAATCCCACCCCTTTTCTTCCTTCAACCCTCCCTTAACTCCCTTTCTCAAATTCCCCCCTAAAACCCGTCTGTCACAAAAATCCACCGTCACCCGCATGTCATACAATCCCACGCCCGCCATAGATCGGTTAGTCTCGGCCGTTTCTTACACCCTCCCTTTCTTTAACTCTCTCCAGTACGGACGGTTTCTTTTCACTAAGTACCCATCTCTTGCTCTCCTAGTTGACCCTCTAATCCCTCTCTTGAGTCTCTACAGATCAATCCCATATGCAAGTTTTGTGGCCTTTTTTGCTCTCTACTTGGGTGTGGTGAGAAACCCAAGTTTTAGCCAGTACGTGAGGTTCAATGCTATGCAAGCTGTGACGTTAGATGTTCTATTGGTGGTGCCTTTGCTTTTGACCCGGATCCTTAGTCCGGGCCGGGCCGGGCTAGGGTTTAAGTTGATGGTTTGGGGTCATAATGCTCTGTTTCTGTTTAGTTGCTTCTGTTTTGTTTATGGGTTGGCAAGTTCTGTTTTGGGTAAGACTCCTTATTTGCCCTTTATTGCTGAGGCTGCTGGTAGACAAGTATGA